In one Thermaerobacter sp. PB12/4term genomic region, the following are encoded:
- a CDS encoding M20 family metallopeptidase, with protein sequence MEPGIVERVLRYVDAELLVELTRSLIRIDSVYRPERGTGEAGVARYVTELLEAWGFSVRVEEAAPGRPNVLAELCGTREGKTLLFEAHSDVVTEGDASLWTYPPFEGVVVDNRIYGRGACDTKGNLAAAMVALKAIKDAAADFGGRILLAVPVDEEGLMIGIKKMIESGWCNEVDGAIICEPEENQLCIAQKGALRIGIRAHGKMAHGAIPRAGINPITPVCRMVARLAELERSEGAHHGEDPLVGWPSITPTIFLAPPSGEPQINVIPNQAYVTLDVRTTPRQDHGFLKEAVLNIAREEADKVPGLRVETAVIDDRPCTYTPPDDPVVQAAAEAVRLVTGREPQYNGVPGATDGTFLWAWKGIPIVTFGAGKREVPHQVDEYVDIPELIETARLYAAAAMIFLSTRR encoded by the coding sequence GTGGAACCCGGGATCGTGGAACGCGTGTTGCGATACGTGGATGCCGAGTTACTGGTCGAGCTCACCCGCTCCTTGATCCGCATCGACAGCGTCTACCGGCCCGAACGGGGAACGGGCGAGGCCGGCGTGGCCCGTTACGTGACCGAGCTCCTCGAGGCGTGGGGCTTTTCCGTCCGCGTCGAAGAGGCGGCGCCGGGGCGCCCCAACGTCCTGGCCGAACTGTGCGGCACCCGGGAGGGGAAGACCCTCCTGTTCGAGGCCCACAGCGACGTGGTGACGGAGGGCGACGCAAGCCTCTGGACCTATCCGCCTTTCGAAGGTGTGGTGGTGGACAACCGCATCTACGGGCGGGGGGCCTGCGATACCAAGGGGAACCTGGCGGCCGCCATGGTGGCGCTCAAGGCCATCAAGGACGCCGCCGCAGACTTCGGGGGGCGGATCCTGCTGGCGGTCCCCGTCGACGAAGAAGGCCTGATGATCGGCATCAAGAAGATGATCGAGTCCGGCTGGTGCAACGAGGTCGACGGCGCCATCATCTGCGAGCCCGAGGAGAACCAGCTCTGCATCGCCCAGAAGGGGGCGCTGCGCATCGGCATCCGGGCCCACGGCAAGATGGCCCACGGTGCCATACCCCGGGCGGGGATCAACCCCATTACCCCGGTATGCCGGATGGTCGCCCGCCTGGCCGAGCTGGAGCGAAGCGAGGGCGCGCACCACGGGGAGGATCCGCTGGTGGGCTGGCCGAGCATCACCCCCACCATCTTCCTCGCGCCGCCCAGCGGTGAGCCGCAGATCAACGTCATTCCCAACCAGGCGTACGTCACGCTGGACGTTCGTACCACCCCGCGGCAGGACCACGGGTTTCTGAAGGAGGCCGTCCTGAACATCGCCCGCGAGGAGGCGGACAAGGTGCCGGGCCTCCGCGTGGAAACGGCGGTCATCGACGACCGCCCATGTACCTACACCCCGCCCGACGACCCCGTCGTCCAGGCCGCCGCCGAGGCGGTGCGCCTGGTCACGGGTCGCGAGCCGCAGTACAACGGCGTTCCCGGGGCCACCGACGGGACGTTCCTGTGGGCCTGGAAGGGGATTCCCATCGTCACCTTCGGCGCCGGGAAGCGGGAAGTCCCCCACCAGGTGGACGAGTACGTGGACATTCCCGAGCTGATCGAGACGGCCCGCCTGTATGCAGCGGCGGCCATGATCTTCCTGTCGACACGGCGATAG
- a CDS encoding ECF transporter S component codes for MSNYSLSVRKIVIAGVLAAVAILLGVTRLGFIPMPTGVNATIMHVPAIIGAVVEGPLVGAIIGTIFGIFSLVNATQPLFMDPLVAILPRIFIGITAYYAYAALRRNEWLALGAAAAVGTLTNTVLVLTMATLRGYLPANVALTVGVTHGIPEIIVAAIVTYAVAVPWKRLDAGRVQRARRV; via the coding sequence TTGTCCAACTACAGCCTGTCGGTGCGGAAGATCGTCATCGCGGGGGTGTTGGCTGCCGTCGCCATTCTGCTGGGGGTCACGCGGCTCGGGTTCATCCCGATGCCGACGGGCGTCAACGCAACCATCATGCACGTCCCGGCCATCATCGGGGCGGTGGTCGAAGGCCCGCTGGTGGGTGCCATCATCGGCACGATCTTTGGCATCTTCAGCCTCGTCAACGCTACGCAGCCGCTTTTCATGGACCCGCTGGTGGCCATCCTGCCGCGCATCTTCATCGGCATCACGGCCTACTACGCCTACGCCGCCCTGCGGCGTAACGAGTGGCTGGCCCTGGGTGCCGCAGCGGCCGTCGGGACCCTGACGAACACGGTCCTGGTCCTGACCATGGCCACCCTGCGCGGGTACCTCCCGGCCAACGTCGCCCTCACCGTCGGGGTCACCCACGGCATCCCGGAGATCATCGTCGCCGCCATCGTCACCTATGCCGTGGCCGTGCCCTGGAAGCGGCTCGACGCCGGCCGGGTTCAGCGGGCCCGGAGGGTGTGA